The Pricia mediterranea genome includes a window with the following:
- a CDS encoding tetratricopeptide repeat protein, which produces MKLKVTYFFILIGCLAFAQDDESAREKALTQSKNLTWEGNKQLSEDKFVEAEMDYRRAIAKSDENAAARYNLGNAYYHNETYSEAFGRFKEAGELATDKEEKHVAYHNMGNVFMKRKDYQKAVEAYKEALRNNPTDDETRYNLALAKEMLEKEEQKNDQNEENKDENENKDEKDKDKKEGDNEDKDKEQGNKDENDKNEEGDQNEEQKDEDKEGEGNDKKEENKSEQDDQEKQPQQRRPDQLSKQQVQNLLEAMQNEEKKVQEKIDAQKVKGAKVKNEKDW; this is translated from the coding sequence ATGAAACTAAAGGTAACATATTTTTTTATTCTAATAGGATGCTTGGCCTTCGCCCAAGACGATGAAAGCGCGAGAGAGAAGGCCCTTACCCAATCCAAAAATTTGACCTGGGAAGGGAACAAACAGCTTTCCGAGGATAAATTTGTAGAAGCGGAGATGGATTACCGCCGCGCTATCGCCAAAAGCGATGAAAATGCGGCTGCCCGCTACAATTTGGGAAACGCCTACTACCACAACGAAACCTACAGCGAGGCCTTCGGACGCTTTAAAGAGGCAGGGGAATTGGCCACCGATAAGGAAGAAAAGCACGTGGCCTACCACAACATGGGCAATGTGTTCATGAAGCGAAAGGATTATCAAAAGGCGGTCGAGGCCTATAAAGAGGCCCTGCGGAACAATCCGACCGACGACGAGACCCGATATAATCTGGCGCTCGCCAAAGAAATGCTGGAAAAAGAGGAGCAGAAGAACGATCAGAACGAGGAAAACAAGGACGAAAACGAAAACAAGGACGAAAAGGACAAGGATAAAAAAGAAGGAGATAACGAGGACAAGGACAAGGAGCAGGGCAACAAAGACGAAAACGATAAGAACGAGGAAGGAGACCAGAACGAAGAGCAGAAAGACGAGGACAAAGAAGGCGAGGGCAACGATAAAAAAGAAGAGAATAAATCCGAACAAGACGACCAAGAAAAACAGCCCCAGCAACGCCGTCCGGATCAACTGAGCAAGCAGCAAGTGCAGAATCTGTTGGAGGCCATGCAGAACGAGGAGAAAAAAGTGCAGGAAAAAATTGACGCCCAAAAAGTCAAGGGCGCCAAGGTCAAGAATGAAAAGGACTGGTAG
- a CDS encoding BatD family protein: MILIKSYITLIPLMLLALVLKAQDSDAITFEMQLSKDKLGINERLRVDFAMNKDGDNFNPPDFTGFRVLRGPSQSISSSWVNGVRSYSKTYSYTLAPRSQGTITIKQATIVIDGKTYKSTPKEVEVTAAVDKPSDQMTADDVADESLHLVAEVSKTAPYLNEALSVVYKLYVSPSISVSNYQPLDNPKYNDFWSQDIPVKRLSAENGTYKGKPYRYVILKRVVLYPQKSGKLAIEPLSLEVTVDVPTNKRDFFGGRIYSQTTKTVSAGNRTINVKPLPEKGKPVNFSGAVGAFDFSVTTSKTELNASESLQAKVEVSGRGNLKLFQLPEPTLPSALEVYEPEFEENVRTTLSGSRGTVSNNYTIVPSYRGKYPVPSVSFTYFDPSAETYKTLTSDEIMINVKEGPTSASASSDTTPGFQGKQSVTTGSQFNFIKLKSNFTAIGTKHFFGSTRFYLWLLLPLLLIPIAIALGKKREAIASDVVGNRIRRANRLARKYLSKARKELGNKEPFYIALEKGLHNYLKAKLKIETSEFNKEKIASLLEEKKADESTKDGFIALLKNCEMARYSPFSEVQMQQDYDRASEVISQLDKQL; encoded by the coding sequence ATGATTTTGATAAAGAGCTACATCACCCTAATTCCCCTAATGCTTTTGGCCCTTGTGCTAAAGGCCCAGGACAGTGATGCCATCACTTTCGAGATGCAGCTCAGTAAAGATAAGCTGGGCATCAATGAAAGGCTGCGGGTCGATTTTGCCATGAACAAAGACGGCGACAATTTCAATCCCCCGGATTTTACCGGTTTTCGAGTGCTTCGGGGGCCATCACAGTCCATCAGCTCATCATGGGTAAACGGGGTGCGCAGTTATTCCAAGACCTATTCTTATACCTTGGCGCCGAGATCTCAGGGTACGATTACGATCAAACAAGCGACCATCGTCATCGACGGCAAGACCTATAAATCCACTCCCAAGGAAGTCGAGGTCACGGCGGCCGTGGATAAGCCCAGTGACCAGATGACCGCAGATGATGTGGCCGACGAAAGCTTGCATCTGGTGGCCGAGGTCTCGAAAACGGCTCCCTATCTCAACGAGGCCCTGAGCGTGGTCTACAAACTATATGTAAGCCCCTCGATCAGTGTTTCGAACTATCAGCCCTTGGACAATCCGAAGTACAATGATTTTTGGAGCCAAGACATTCCCGTTAAACGCCTTTCCGCCGAGAACGGCACCTACAAGGGCAAGCCCTATCGTTATGTTATCTTGAAAAGAGTGGTGCTCTATCCGCAAAAATCCGGAAAGCTGGCCATCGAACCGCTGTCTCTGGAGGTCACCGTTGACGTGCCCACGAACAAGCGCGATTTCTTCGGGGGCCGTATCTATTCACAGACCACCAAGACGGTCTCCGCGGGCAATCGTACGATTAACGTGAAACCCTTGCCGGAAAAGGGCAAGCCGGTCAATTTTAGCGGAGCGGTAGGGGCGTTCGATTTTTCGGTGACGACCAGTAAGACGGAGCTCAACGCGTCGGAATCATTACAGGCCAAGGTAGAGGTAAGCGGCAGGGGCAACCTAAAGCTTTTTCAACTGCCCGAACCCACTCTGCCCAGTGCGCTAGAGGTGTACGAACCAGAATTTGAGGAAAACGTGAGGACCACGCTATCCGGGTCCCGGGGCACAGTAAGTAATAATTATACGATTGTACCCTCCTATCGCGGAAAATACCCCGTGCCGTCCGTTTCGTTCACCTATTTTGATCCCTCGGCCGAAACCTATAAGACCCTCACTTCCGATGAGATCATGATCAATGTGAAGGAGGGGCCGACGAGTGCGAGCGCCAGCTCCGATACCACTCCGGGCTTCCAGGGAAAACAATCCGTGACGACGGGCAGTCAATTTAATTTTATAAAATTGAAGTCCAACTTCACCGCTATCGGCACCAAGCATTTTTTCGGGTCCACCCGATTTTATCTATGGCTCTTGTTGCCCCTCTTGCTGATTCCGATAGCCATTGCCCTCGGAAAGAAACGGGAAGCGATCGCCAGCGATGTGGTCGGCAACCGCATACGAAGGGCGAACAGGCTCGCGCGGAAATATCTCTCGAAGGCCCGAAAAGAGCTAGGCAACAAGGAACCCTTTTATATTGCCTTGGAAAAAGGCCTGCACAACTATCTAAAGGCAAAGCTTAAGATTGAGACCTCGGAATTCAACAAGGAGAAAATAGCATCGTTACTGGAGGAGAAGAAAGCGGACGAATCGACCAAGGACGGTTTTATAGCCCTGCTCAAAAACTGCGAAATGGCCCGTTACAGCCCGTTTTCCGAAGTGCAGATGCAGCAGGATTACGATAGGGCCAGTGAGGTGATCTCGCAATTGGATAAACAATTGTGA